In Verrucomicrobiota bacterium, the sequence GCCATTCGGCAAAACCACTTCCAGGCCCATGACGTAATTGCGTGTGATCCCGTACTTCAGGCCGCGCAATCCGCCGGAGTTCTCCGCCACGTTGCCGCCAATCGTGGAAATGCGCATCGACCCCGGATCAGGCGGATAAAAAAGGCCCGCCGCGGCCGCGGCCTCGGCGACCTGCAACGTGGTCACGCCCGGCTCGACCAGCATTGTGAGATTCGCGCGGTCCAATTCGAGAATCCGGTTCATCTTGACCGTGCAAAGAACCACGCAGCCCGGACTGGGCAAGCTGCCGCCGCTCAGTCCTGTGCCCGATCCGCGCGTAACGACGGCGAATTTGGCGTCGTTCGCCAGCTTGAGCACGTCCGCGACTTCCTGAGTCGAGTGAGCAAAGACCACGCAACCGGGCATTTGTTGCATCGCCGCGGTGCCGTCGAAGGAATACGGAATCAAATCCTCTCTCGCCGTCAGAACGCTTTCGCGTCCGACCGCGAGCTGGAGTTGTTTGAGAATCTCTGCGCTGAGTGACATCATTTCGAGCCGCATGGAAAGGCGGTTGATCCTCGGATTCAAGCTTAGAAGAGGCCAGGCCATGCTGGCTATCACTCCTGATCCGGATCATCTGCCCATCCCCGCGAATGAAATTGATTTCATGGCATGAAATGATTTAGTTCCCGCCATGAATAGTATTCGCCCGCGCTGGTTTCTTCAAAACCTTGAGTCCGCGCTCAAGGGGATGCCCGTGACGGTCGTCACCGGCGCCCGTCAAACCGGGAAGACCACTTTGGTGAGGTCTCTCAGCCCTTCTCGCGCTTACTTCACCTTGGACGACGTGGGCATGCTCGACCAGGCGGAGCGGCATCCGGACGCACTGCTCCAGAGCCGCCCCGTGACACTGGATGAAGTGCAACGAACACCGTCGCTGCTGCTGGCGGTCAAACGGGCTGTGGACGAACGGAGGCGCGCGGGCGATTTCCTGCTCACCGGCTCTGCCCATCTTTTGCTCATGGGCCGTGTGGCCGACACGCTCGCCGGGCGAGCGCTTTATCTCGAACTTCCTCCCTTCTGCCCGGTGGAATGGCTGCAACGCAAGAACGCACTGTCGCCGCTCGACCGGCTGTTTGCCTCTGACTTTGATTTACGGGAGTGGCCAACGACCGCGGGCGATTGGCCGGCCTGGTTGCTGCGGGGCGGTTTTCCGCCGGCGCTCTTGATCTCAACCGACGGCGATCGTGGGATCTGGTTTTCTGCCTATGTTCAGACTTACCTCGAACGTGATCTCCGTCAATTGAGCAGCGTGTCGAGTCTTCCAGACTTTCAGCGGGTGATGGCGTTGGCCGCGCATCGCACCGGCCGCCTCCTGAACCAGGCCGACATCGCCCGTGACGCCGCCCTGACGCATCCCACCACGCACCGCTATTTGAATTTGCTGGAGACCGGCTGCCTCATCACGCGCATCCGCCCCTATGCCACCAATCCCAATGTCGGCCTGGTGAAGACTCCCAAGTTGCTCTGGACGGATTGCGGACTTGCGGCGTCCCTGGCCGGAATCAAGGCCCCATCCGACGCGACGACGCGTCCGGATGCCGGGTTTTGGCTGGAACAAACCCTGTTTCAGACGTTGCAGACGTGGCGCACTCTGGATCCTCTCCGGCGAAAGGTTCATTTCTGGCGAGACCGCGCCGGTCACGAGGTGGATTTCATTCTCGAACAGGATGGACAACTCGTGGGCATAGAGGTCAAGACGGGCAGCACCGTGGTTGGTTCCGACGCGACCGGCATCCGCGCTTTTCGCGATTCGCTAAAGAAGAAACAACCCTTCGTGCACGGCGTTGTGCTGCACGCGGGCCAGGGCCGACCGCTCGACACCGGCGTTTTCGCGCTGCCGTGGGGGTGGATGGTACCCGCTGCAACCTACTGATCAACCTCAGGACTTTCTCCTTGCTCGCGGGAACGCGGGCCACTATCCCAGCGAGGTCATGCCTTCGACGCGCCGAATCGCCACGCGGCTGCTTTTGTTTGTGATGGCTGCGGGCGCCGCCACCTACTTGCTTTTGCGAGTGTCGCGTGGCCCAGCGCCCGGTCGTGGCGCGGAGGCCGGCAACCGTTCGGAGGCGGCACAAAACGCTTCGTTCGTCAATGAGAAGGCCCTGAAAGCGGCTCTGGCTCTGGAAGCCCAGCGAAATGAACTCGACCAAACAGCATGGGCATCGGAGTTGACAGCGCAGAAGCACGAGGACGTTTTCGTGCGGCTGTGGGATCAGATGCGCGCCGGCGGGGATGCGA encodes:
- a CDS encoding ATP-binding protein, translating into MNSIRPRWFLQNLESALKGMPVTVVTGARQTGKTTLVRSLSPSRAYFTLDDVGMLDQAERHPDALLQSRPVTLDEVQRTPSLLLAVKRAVDERRRAGDFLLTGSAHLLLMGRVADTLAGRALYLELPPFCPVEWLQRKNALSPLDRLFASDFDLREWPTTAGDWPAWLLRGGFPPALLISTDGDRGIWFSAYVQTYLERDLRQLSSVSSLPDFQRVMALAAHRTGRLLNQADIARDAALTHPTTHRYLNLLETGCLITRIRPYATNPNVGLVKTPKLLWTDCGLAASLAGIKAPSDATTRPDAGFWLEQTLFQTLQTWRTLDPLRRKVHFWRDRAGHEVDFILEQDGQLVGIEVKTGSTVVGSDATGIRAFRDSLKKKQPFVHGVVLHAGQGRPLDTGVFALPWGWMVPAATY